A window from Streptomyces subrutilus encodes these proteins:
- a CDS encoding DUF7059 domain-containing protein: MSTTSLPSSDHAAELRTAFLAAGFTADGLLDLLGAPAYAALARSETVPALRATRTGGDGPLPSLVRLFLLQRPVSRERAAAALPVEAALADGWLRGDGDEVRATVDVRPYGGPDGEDWFIVSDLGCAVGGAGGIGSHEEGVVLGVGGASTTLAGITVRTPVATALDVGTGSGIQALHAAQHATRVTATDVNPRALEFTRLTLALSGAPEAELLAGSLFEPVGEATYDLIVSNPPFVISPGARLTYRDGGMGGDDLCRTLVQQAGARLNPGGYAQFLGNWQHVDGEDWHERVRSWVPRGCDAWIVQRDVQDVTQYAELWLRDAGDHHGDPAAYERRYEEWLDEFEARGTRAVGFGWITLRRTDAAQPSIVVEEWPHSVEQPLGDAVVAHFARQDYLRRHDDAAILEGYFALSAEVVQEQVGAPGAEDPEHVVLRQNRGMRRATKVDTVGAGFAGVCDGSLSAGRILDAIAQLVQEDPVVLRDRTPEAIRLLVEQGFLEPLEGPAQ; the protein is encoded by the coding sequence GTGAGTACCACCAGCCTCCCCTCGTCCGACCACGCCGCCGAGCTGCGCACCGCCTTCCTCGCCGCCGGGTTCACCGCCGACGGCCTGCTCGACCTGCTCGGCGCCCCCGCCTACGCCGCCCTGGCCCGCAGCGAGACCGTCCCGGCCCTGCGCGCCACCCGCACCGGCGGGGACGGCCCGCTGCCGAGCCTGGTCCGGCTGTTCCTGCTCCAGCGGCCCGTGTCCCGGGAGCGGGCCGCCGCCGCGCTGCCCGTCGAGGCCGCCCTGGCCGACGGGTGGCTGCGGGGCGACGGCGACGAGGTGCGCGCCACGGTCGACGTGCGCCCGTACGGCGGTCCGGACGGCGAGGACTGGTTCATCGTCTCGGACCTCGGCTGCGCCGTCGGCGGGGCCGGCGGGATCGGCAGCCACGAGGAGGGCGTGGTCCTCGGCGTGGGCGGCGCGTCCACGACGCTGGCCGGGATCACCGTCCGCACCCCGGTCGCCACCGCCCTCGACGTGGGCACCGGGTCGGGCATCCAGGCGCTGCACGCGGCCCAGCACGCGACCCGGGTCACCGCGACCGACGTCAACCCCCGTGCCCTGGAGTTCACCCGGCTGACGCTGGCGCTGTCCGGGGCGCCGGAGGCCGAGCTGCTGGCCGGGTCGCTGTTCGAGCCGGTCGGCGAGGCCACGTACGACCTGATCGTGTCGAACCCGCCGTTCGTGATCTCCCCGGGCGCCCGCCTCACCTACCGGGACGGCGGGATGGGCGGCGACGACCTGTGCCGGACGCTGGTCCAGCAGGCCGGGGCGCGGCTGAACCCGGGCGGGTACGCGCAGTTCCTCGGCAACTGGCAGCACGTGGACGGCGAGGACTGGCACGAGCGGGTGCGTTCCTGGGTGCCGCGCGGCTGCGACGCCTGGATCGTGCAGCGCGACGTACAGGACGTGACGCAGTACGCGGAGCTGTGGCTGCGCGACGCGGGCGACCACCACGGCGACCCGGCCGCCTACGAGCGGCGCTACGAGGAGTGGCTCGACGAGTTCGAGGCCCGCGGGACCAGGGCCGTCGGCTTCGGCTGGATCACCTTGCGCCGTACGGACGCGGCCCAGCCCTCGATCGTGGTGGAGGAGTGGCCGCACTCGGTCGAGCAGCCGCTCGGGGACGCCGTCGTGGCCCACTTCGCCCGCCAGGACTACCTGCGCCGGCACGACGACGCGGCGATCCTGGAGGGCTACTTCGCGCTGTCCGCCGAAGTGGTCCAGGAGCAGGTCGGCGCGCCCGGGGCGGAGGACCCGGAGCACGTGGTGCTGCGCCAGAACCGCGGGATGCGGCGCGCCACGAAGGTCGACACGGTCGGGGCGGGCTTCGCGGGAGTGTGTGACGGCTCACTGAGCGCGGGCCGGATCCTCGACGCCATCGCGCAGCTCGTCCAGGAGGATCCGGTGGTCCTGCGCGACCGCACCCCGGAGGCCATCCGGCTGCTCGTGGAGCAGGGCTTCCTGGAGCCGCTGGAGGGCCCCGCGCAGTAG
- a CDS encoding DEAD/DEAH box helicase — protein sequence MAFNHLPAGAHDALGPLSRTPVTHSVPMANTHRPGRPTAPADPRPTPDTVLDRLARGPTRAARITHTEHLPPRVGRHAVWPDRIRTDVVAAITAAGIEHPWEHQTAAAEHALDGVSVVVATGTASGKSLAYLAPVLSALADGAEAPNGRGATALYLAPTKALAADQRRAVRELAAPLGNAVRPAVYDGDTPFEEREWVRQYANYVLTNPDMLHRGILPAHPRWASFLRALRYVVIDECHTYRGVFGSHVAQVLRRLRRLCARYGSEPVFLLASATASDPAAGASRLTGVRVIEITDDASPRGEVVFALWEPPLLTELRGEKGAPVRRTATAETADLLTDLVVQGVRTVAFVRSRRGAELISVIAQERLASVDRSLVRRVAAYRGGYLPEERRALERALHSGELLGLAATTALELGVDVSGLDAVLITGYPGTRASLWQQAGRAGRSGQGALAVLIARDDPLDTYLVHHPEALFRQPVEATVLDPDNPYVLAPHLCAAAAELPLTEADLELFGPATRELVPQLEAAKLLRRRATAWHWTRRERACDLTDIRGGGGRPVQIVEASTGRLLGTVDESAAHTAVHEGAVHLHQGRTYLVKQLDLEDSAALVERADPPYSTTARDVTSISVLETDTEIPWGPARLCYGSVEVTNQVVSYLRRKLITGEVLGEAKLDLPPRTLRTRAVWWTVTEDQLDEARINPEILGGALHAAEHASIGLLPLFATCDRWDIGGVSVPLHPDTLLPTVFVYDGHPGGAGFAERAFHTARAWLTATRDAIAACECEAGCPSCIQSPKCGNGNDPLHKRGAVRLLTRLLAEAPPDTTPTPPAPPTP from the coding sequence ATGGCATTCAATCACTTACCGGCAGGCGCGCACGACGCCTTGGGACCATTGTCCCGCACGCCGGTGACACACTCGGTTCCCATGGCCAATACTCACCGCCCCGGTCGGCCCACGGCACCCGCGGACCCACGGCCCACTCCCGACACGGTCCTGGACCGGCTGGCACGGGGGCCTACCCGAGCTGCGCGCATCACCCATACGGAGCACTTGCCCCCTCGGGTGGGACGTCATGCGGTCTGGCCCGATCGCATCCGAACGGATGTCGTGGCCGCCATCACGGCGGCCGGGATCGAACATCCGTGGGAACACCAGACGGCCGCAGCCGAGCACGCCCTCGACGGCGTGTCCGTGGTCGTCGCCACCGGCACCGCCTCGGGCAAGTCGCTGGCGTACCTCGCCCCCGTGCTCTCCGCCCTGGCGGACGGCGCCGAGGCCCCCAACGGCAGGGGCGCCACCGCCCTGTACCTCGCCCCCACCAAGGCCCTGGCGGCCGACCAGCGGCGCGCCGTACGGGAACTGGCCGCCCCGCTCGGCAACGCCGTGCGCCCCGCCGTCTACGACGGGGACACGCCGTTCGAGGAGCGCGAATGGGTCCGGCAGTACGCCAACTACGTCCTCACCAACCCCGACATGCTGCACCGCGGCATCCTGCCCGCCCACCCCCGCTGGGCCTCCTTCCTGCGGGCCCTGCGCTACGTCGTCATCGACGAGTGCCACACCTACCGGGGGGTATTCGGCTCCCACGTGGCGCAGGTGCTCCGCCGGCTGCGGCGGCTGTGCGCCCGCTACGGCTCCGAACCGGTGTTCCTGCTGGCCTCGGCCACGGCCAGCGACCCGGCGGCCGGCGCCTCCCGGCTGACCGGGGTCCGCGTGATCGAGATCACCGACGACGCCTCCCCGCGCGGCGAGGTCGTCTTCGCCCTCTGGGAGCCGCCGCTGCTCACCGAACTCCGCGGCGAGAAGGGTGCACCCGTACGGCGTACGGCCACGGCCGAGACCGCCGACCTGCTGACCGACCTGGTGGTGCAGGGCGTCCGTACGGTCGCCTTCGTCCGCTCCCGGCGCGGCGCGGAACTGATCTCGGTGATCGCCCAGGAACGGCTCGCGTCGGTGGACCGCTCGCTGGTCCGGCGTGTCGCGGCCTACCGGGGCGGCTACCTGCCCGAGGAGCGCCGGGCCCTGGAACGCGCCCTGCACTCGGGCGAACTGCTGGGCCTGGCCGCCACGACCGCCCTGGAGCTGGGCGTGGACGTCTCGGGCCTGGACGCCGTCCTGATCACCGGCTACCCGGGCACCCGGGCCTCCCTGTGGCAGCAGGCCGGACGCGCCGGGCGCTCGGGCCAGGGCGCCCTGGCCGTCCTGATCGCCCGGGACGACCCGCTGGACACCTACCTCGTCCACCACCCCGAGGCGCTGTTCCGGCAGCCCGTGGAGGCCACCGTCCTGGACCCGGACAACCCGTACGTCCTCGCCCCCCACCTGTGCGCGGCGGCGGCCGAGCTGCCGCTGACCGAAGCCGACCTGGAGCTCTTCGGACCGGCCACCCGCGAACTGGTCCCGCAGCTCGAAGCGGCCAAGCTGCTGCGGCGGCGGGCCACGGCCTGGCACTGGACCCGCCGGGAGCGGGCCTGCGACCTGACCGACATCCGGGGCGGCGGCGGCCGCCCGGTGCAGATCGTGGAGGCCTCGACCGGCCGGCTGCTGGGCACCGTCGACGAGTCCGCGGCCCACACGGCCGTCCACGAGGGCGCCGTCCACCTCCACCAGGGCCGCACCTACCTGGTGAAGCAGCTGGACCTGGAGGACTCCGCGGCCCTCGTGGAGCGGGCCGATCCGCCCTACTCCACGACCGCCCGGGACGTCACCTCCATCTCGGTGCTGGAGACCGACACCGAGATCCCGTGGGGCCCGGCCCGGCTCTGCTACGGCTCCGTCGAGGTCACCAACCAGGTCGTCTCCTACCTGCGGCGCAAGCTGATCACCGGCGAGGTCCTGGGCGAGGCCAAGCTGGACCTGCCGCCGCGCACCCTGCGCACGCGCGCCGTGTGGTGGACGGTGACCGAGGACCAGCTCGACGAGGCCCGGATCAACCCGGAGATCCTCGGCGGCGCCCTGCACGCCGCCGAACACGCCTCGATCGGCCTGCTGCCGCTCTTCGCCACCTGCGACCGCTGGGACATCGGCGGCGTCTCGGTACCGCTGCATCCCGACACCCTCCTCCCCACGGTCTTCGTCTACGACGGCCACCCCGGCGGCGCCGGCTTCGCCGAGCGCGCCTTCCACACCGCCCGCGCGTGGCTGACGGCCACCCGCGACGCCATCGCCGCCTGCGAGTGCGAGGCCGGCTGCCCCTCGTGCATCCAGTCCCCCAAGTGCGGCAACGGCAACGACCCCCTCCACAAACGCGGCGCCGTCCGCCTTCTCACCCGCCTCCTCGCAGAGGCCCCACCGGACACCACACCCACCCCACCCGCACCACCCACCCCGTAA
- the topA gene encoding type I DNA topoisomerase — MSPTSETAKGGRRLVIVESPAKAKTIKGYLGPGYVVEASVGHIRDLPSGAAEVPDKYTGEVRRLGVDVEHDFAPIYVVNADKKAQVRKLKELLAESDELFLATDEDREGEAIAWHLQEVLKPKVPVHRMVFHEITKDAIRDAVANPRELNQRMVDAQETRRILDRLYGYEVSPVLWKKVMPKLSAGRVQSVATRLVVERERERIAFRSAEYWDLTGTFSTGRTGDASDPSTLVARLNTVDGKRVAQGRDFGSTGQLKSEVLHLDEANARALAAALEGASFAVRSVESKPYRRSPYAPFRTTTLQQEASRKLGFGAKATMQVAQKLYENGFITYMRTDSTTLSETAVSAARAQVTQLYGADYLPEKPRVYAGKVKNAQEAHEAIRPSGDRFRTPAETGLTGDQFRLYELIWKRTVASQMKDAVGNSVTVKIGGRGSDGRDVEFSASGKTITFHGFMKAYVEGADDPNAELDDREKRLPQVAEGDALAAEEITADGHSTKPPARYTEASLVKELEEREIGRPSTYASIIGTILDRGYVFKKGTALVPSFLSFAVVNLLETHFGRLVDYDFTAKMEDDLDRIARGEAQSVPWLKRFYFGSEDATEVVPADGDHLGGLKELVTDLGAIDAREISSFPVGEGIVLRVGRYGPYVERGEKDSEGHQRADVPDEMAPDELTVEYAEELFAKPSGEFELGKDPVSGNEIVAKDGRYGPYVTEILPEGTPKTGKNAVKPRTASLFQSMSLDTVTLDDALKLMSLPRVVGADAEGVEITAQNGRYGPYLKKGTDSRSLETEDQLFSITLDQALAIYAQPKQRGRAAAKPPLKELGTDPVSEKPVVVKDGRFGPYVTDGETNATLRRDDDVETITPERGYELLAEKRAKGPAKKVAKKAPAKKAPAKKAPAKKATATKTAAAKKATVTKTAAAKKTTAKKTVAKKTATATATADE, encoded by the coding sequence TTGTCCCCGACTAGCGAGACCGCAAAGGGCGGCCGCCGACTCGTCATCGTCGAGTCCCCTGCCAAGGCGAAGACGATCAAGGGCTACCTCGGCCCGGGTTACGTCGTCGAGGCGAGCGTCGGGCACATCCGCGACCTCCCCAGCGGCGCGGCCGAGGTTCCCGACAAGTACACCGGCGAGGTCCGCCGTCTCGGCGTGGACGTCGAACACGACTTCGCGCCGATCTACGTCGTCAACGCCGACAAGAAGGCCCAGGTCAGGAAGCTCAAGGAGCTGCTGGCCGAGTCCGACGAACTCTTCCTCGCCACCGATGAGGACCGCGAGGGCGAAGCCATCGCGTGGCACCTGCAGGAAGTCCTCAAGCCCAAGGTCCCCGTCCACCGGATGGTCTTCCACGAGATCACCAAGGACGCGATCCGCGACGCCGTCGCCAACCCGCGCGAGCTCAACCAGCGCATGGTCGACGCCCAGGAGACCCGCCGCATCCTCGACCGCCTCTACGGCTACGAGGTCTCGCCGGTCCTGTGGAAGAAGGTCATGCCGAAGCTGTCGGCGGGCCGCGTCCAGTCGGTGGCCACCCGCCTCGTCGTCGAGCGGGAGCGCGAGCGCATCGCCTTCCGCTCCGCCGAGTACTGGGACCTCACCGGCACCTTCTCCACCGGCCGCACCGGTGACGCCTCCGACCCGTCCACGCTGGTCGCCCGGCTGAACACGGTCGACGGCAAGCGCGTCGCCCAGGGCCGCGACTTCGGCTCGACCGGACAGCTCAAGAGCGAGGTGCTGCACCTCGACGAGGCGAACGCGCGGGCGCTGGCCGCCGCGCTGGAGGGCGCCTCGTTCGCCGTCCGCTCGGTCGAGTCCAAGCCGTACCGCCGCTCCCCGTACGCGCCGTTCCGCACGACCACGCTCCAGCAGGAGGCCTCGCGCAAGCTGGGCTTCGGTGCGAAGGCGACCATGCAGGTGGCCCAGAAGCTGTACGAGAACGGCTTCATCACCTACATGCGTACGGACTCCACGACGCTCTCCGAGACCGCGGTCTCGGCGGCCCGCGCGCAGGTCACGCAGCTCTACGGGGCCGACTACCTGCCGGAGAAGCCGCGCGTCTACGCCGGGAAGGTCAAGAACGCGCAGGAGGCGCACGAGGCGATCCGTCCTTCGGGTGATCGTTTCCGCACCCCGGCCGAGACCGGCCTGACCGGCGACCAGTTCCGGCTGTACGAACTCATCTGGAAGCGGACCGTCGCCTCCCAGATGAAGGACGCGGTCGGCAACTCGGTCACCGTCAAGATCGGCGGAAGGGGCTCGGACGGCCGGGACGTGGAATTCAGCGCCTCCGGCAAGACGATCACCTTCCACGGCTTCATGAAGGCCTACGTCGAGGGCGCCGACGACCCGAACGCCGAGCTCGACGACCGCGAGAAGCGCCTGCCGCAGGTCGCGGAGGGCGACGCGCTCGCCGCCGAGGAGATCACGGCGGACGGGCACTCGACCAAGCCGCCGGCCCGCTACACCGAGGCCTCGCTGGTCAAGGAGCTCGAAGAGCGCGAGATCGGCCGCCCGTCGACCTACGCGTCGATCATCGGCACCATCCTCGACCGCGGCTACGTCTTCAAGAAGGGCACGGCGCTCGTGCCGTCCTTCCTGTCGTTCGCCGTCGTGAACCTCCTGGAGACGCACTTCGGGCGGCTCGTCGACTACGACTTCACCGCGAAGATGGAGGACGACCTCGACCGCATCGCGCGGGGCGAGGCCCAGTCCGTGCCGTGGCTCAAGCGCTTCTACTTCGGCTCGGAGGACGCGACCGAGGTCGTGCCGGCCGACGGCGACCACCTCGGCGGCCTGAAGGAGCTGGTCACGGACCTGGGCGCGATCGACGCCCGGGAGATCTCCTCCTTCCCGGTCGGCGAGGGCATCGTGTTGCGCGTGGGCCGCTACGGGCCCTACGTGGAGCGCGGCGAGAAGGACTCCGAGGGCCACCAGAGGGCGGACGTGCCCGACGAGATGGCCCCGGACGAGCTGACCGTCGAGTACGCGGAGGAGCTCTTCGCGAAGCCGAGCGGTGAATTCGAGCTCGGCAAGGACCCGGTCAGCGGGAACGAGATCGTCGCCAAGGACGGCCGCTACGGCCCGTACGTGACGGAGATCCTGCCCGAGGGCACCCCGAAGACGGGCAAGAACGCGGTCAAGCCGCGCACCGCCTCGCTCTTCCAGTCGATGAGCCTGGACACGGTCACGCTCGACGACGCGCTCAAGCTGATGTCGCTGCCGCGGGTGGTCGGCGCGGACGCGGAGGGCGTGGAGATCACCGCGCAGAACGGCCGCTACGGCCCGTACCTGAAGAAGGGCACGGACTCGCGGTCCCTGGAGACCGAGGACCAGCTCTTCTCGATCACGCTGGACCAGGCCCTGGCCATCTACGCCCAGCCCAAGCAGCGGGGCCGCGCCGCGGCCAAGCCGCCGCTGAAGGAACTGGGCACGGACCCGGTGAGCGAGAAGCCGGTGGTGGTCAAGGACGGCCGCTTCGGCCCGTACGTGACGGACGGCGAGACGAACGCGACGCTGCGGCGGGACGACGACGTCGAGACGATCACGCCGGAGCGTGGCTACGAGCTGCTCGCGGAGAAGCGGGCGAAGGGCCCCGCCAAGAAGGTGGCGAAGAAGGCTCCCGCCAAGAAGGCCCCGGCGAAGAAGGCCCCGGCCAAGAAGGCGACGGCGACCAAGACGGCCGCGGCGAAGAAGGCCACCGTGACCAAGACGGCGGCCGCCAAGAAGACCACGGCGAAGAAGACCGTGGCGAAGAAGACGGCGACGGCGACCGCGACGGCGGACGAGTAG
- a CDS encoding small secreted protein → MNKKLAAALSGGAVLMLVLSGCGGDDSDKKADAWAKKVCDQWQPELKKIEAANADIKRVATESSRPEEVQTTDSAAFATMSGSYATMGTALKGAGVPPVKEGQTTLDESVKGFESTSKGYADLKAKMEALDAKDQTKFAEGLKELAGGLEEATKGGKDALAKLNAGGLDKAMNAQKGCQVAMASPAASPK, encoded by the coding sequence GTGAACAAGAAGCTTGCGGCCGCCTTGTCGGGCGGTGCGGTGCTGATGCTCGTCCTGTCCGGCTGCGGCGGGGACGACAGCGACAAGAAGGCCGACGCCTGGGCCAAGAAGGTCTGCGACCAGTGGCAGCCCGAACTGAAGAAGATCGAGGCGGCCAACGCCGACATCAAGCGCGTGGCGACGGAGAGCAGCAGGCCCGAGGAGGTCCAGACGACCGATTCGGCTGCCTTCGCGACCATGTCCGGGTCGTACGCGACGATGGGGACGGCCCTGAAGGGAGCGGGTGTTCCGCCGGTCAAGGAGGGTCAGACGACGCTCGACGAGTCGGTCAAGGGCTTCGAGTCGACGTCCAAGGGCTACGCCGACCTGAAGGCGAAGATGGAAGCCCTCGACGCCAAGGACCAGACCAAGTTCGCCGAGGGGCTCAAGGAACTCGCGGGCGGCCTGGAAGAGGCGACGAAGGGCGGCAAGGACGCCCTCGCCAAGCTCAACGCGGGCGGTCTGGACAAGGCGATGAACGCCCAGAAGGGCTGCCAGGTCGCGATGGCCTCGCCCGCGGCCTCGCCCAAGTAG
- a CDS encoding sodium-translocating pyrophosphatase encodes MTGLFTPLAPDRPHDLAAAVLTDENRLIVIVIAAVAVLALVVAQILTRQVLAADEGTDSMKEIAAAVQEGANAYLGRQLRTLAVFAFVVFFLLFLLPADDWSQRSGRSAFFLVGALFSATTGYLGMRLAVRANVRVAAAARQATPAEGEPAKDLTEVSHKAMRIAFRTGGVVGMFTVGLGLLGASCVVLVYAADAPKVLEGFGLGAALIAMFMRVGGGIFTKAADVGADLVGKVEKGIPEDDPRNAATIADNVGDNVGDCAGMAADLFESYAVTLVAALILGKVAFGDLGLAFPLIVPAIGVVTAMIGIFAVSPRRSDRSGMTAINRGFFISAVISLVLVAVAVYAYVPGTYKQLVGVEDAAIAGHAGDPRVLALVAVAIGIVLAALIQQLTGYFTETSRRPVRDIGKSSLTGAATVVLAGVSVGLESAVYTALLIGLGVYGAFLLGGTSIMLALFAVALAGTGLLTTVGVIVAMDTFGPVSDNAQGIAEMSGDVEGAGAQVLTDLDAVGNTTKAITKGIAIATAVLAAAALFGSYNDAIATAVRQVGAKADEMNLSLDIAQPNNLVGLILGAAVVFLFSGLAINAVSRSAGAVVYEVRRQFREHPGIMDYTEKPEYGRVVDICTKDALRELATPGLLAVLTPIAVGFALGVGALGSFLAGAIGTGTLMAVFLANSGGAWDNAKKLVEDGHHGGKGSEAHAAVVIGDTVGDPFKDTAGPAINPLLKVMNLVALLIAPAVVQFSYGDDTSPIVRAVVAVLAIGVIVGAVYASKRRGVSVGDGTDDGAAERVARPNDPAPVR; translated from the coding sequence ATGACGGGGCTCTTCACCCCTCTCGCGCCGGATCGCCCCCATGATCTGGCAGCGGCAGTACTCACCGATGAAAACCGACTCATCGTGATCGTCATCGCGGCCGTGGCCGTGCTCGCACTCGTCGTCGCGCAGATCCTGACCCGTCAGGTGCTCGCGGCGGACGAGGGCACCGACAGCATGAAGGAGATCGCCGCGGCGGTGCAGGAGGGCGCCAACGCCTATCTCGGCCGCCAGCTGCGCACCCTCGCCGTCTTCGCCTTCGTGGTCTTCTTCCTGCTCTTCCTGCTCCCCGCCGACGACTGGTCGCAGCGGTCCGGCCGCTCCGCGTTCTTCCTGGTCGGCGCCCTCTTCTCGGCCACCACCGGGTACCTCGGCATGCGGCTGGCGGTCCGCGCCAACGTCCGCGTCGCCGCCGCCGCGCGGCAGGCCACCCCCGCCGAGGGCGAGCCCGCCAAGGACCTGACCGAGGTCTCCCACAAGGCCATGAGGATCGCCTTCCGCACGGGCGGGGTGGTCGGCATGTTCACGGTCGGCCTCGGGCTGCTCGGTGCCTCCTGCGTGGTCCTGGTCTATGCCGCCGACGCCCCCAAGGTCCTGGAGGGATTCGGGCTGGGGGCCGCCCTGATCGCGATGTTCATGCGCGTGGGCGGCGGCATCTTCACGAAGGCCGCCGATGTCGGCGCCGACCTGGTCGGCAAGGTCGAAAAGGGCATTCCGGAGGACGATCCGCGCAATGCCGCGACCATCGCCGACAACGTGGGCGACAACGTCGGCGACTGCGCGGGAATGGCCGCCGACCTCTTCGAGTCGTACGCCGTCACCCTGGTGGCCGCACTCATCCTGGGCAAGGTGGCCTTCGGCGACCTGGGGCTCGCCTTCCCGCTGATCGTCCCCGCCATCGGCGTCGTCACCGCGATGATCGGCATCTTCGCGGTCTCCCCGCGCCGCTCCGACCGCAGCGGCATGACCGCCATCAACCGCGGCTTCTTCATCTCCGCCGTGATCTCCCTGGTGCTCGTCGCGGTCGCCGTCTACGCCTACGTGCCGGGCACCTACAAGCAGCTCGTCGGCGTCGAGGACGCCGCCATCGCGGGCCACGCCGGCGACCCGCGCGTCCTGGCACTCGTCGCCGTCGCCATCGGCATCGTCCTCGCCGCGCTGATCCAGCAGCTCACCGGCTACTTCACCGAGACCAGCCGCCGTCCCGTCCGGGACATCGGCAAGTCCTCGCTGACCGGCGCGGCCACCGTCGTGCTCGCCGGCGTCTCGGTGGGGCTGGAGTCCGCCGTCTACACCGCGCTGCTCATCGGTCTCGGGGTCTACGGGGCGTTCCTGCTCGGCGGCACGTCGATCATGCTCGCCCTCTTCGCGGTGGCGCTGGCCGGCACCGGCCTGCTCACCACCGTGGGCGTGATCGTCGCCATGGACACCTTCGGGCCGGTCTCCGACAACGCGCAGGGCATCGCCGAGATGTCCGGCGACGTCGAGGGGGCCGGGGCGCAGGTCCTGACGGACCTGGACGCCGTGGGCAACACCACGAAGGCCATCACCAAGGGCATCGCCATCGCCACGGCCGTGCTCGCCGCGGCGGCCCTGTTCGGTTCGTACAACGACGCCATCGCCACCGCCGTCCGGCAGGTGGGGGCGAAGGCCGACGAGATGAACCTCAGCCTGGACATCGCCCAGCCCAACAACCTGGTCGGGCTGATCCTGGGCGCGGCGGTGGTGTTCCTGTTCTCGGGGCTCGCGATCAACGCGGTGTCCCGGTCCGCGGGGGCCGTGGTCTACGAGGTGCGCCGGCAGTTCCGCGAGCACCCCGGGATCATGGACTACACCGAGAAGCCCGAGTACGGGCGCGTGGTGGACATCTGCACCAAGGACGCGCTGCGCGAGCTTGCCACGCCCGGCCTGCTCGCCGTGCTCACCCCGATCGCGGTGGGCTTCGCCCTCGGTGTCGGCGCGCTCGGCTCGTTCCTGGCCGGCGCCATCGGCACGGGCACGCTGATGGCGGTCTTCCTCGCCAACTCCGGTGGTGCGTGGGACAACGCGAAGAAGCTCGTCGAGGACGGCCACCACGGCGGCAAGGGCAGCGAGGCGCACGCGGCCGTCGTCATCGGCGACACGGTCGGCGACCCGTTCAAGGACACGGCCGGGCCCGCGATCAACCCGCTGCTCAAGGTCATGAACCTGGTGGCGCTGCTGATCGCCCCGGCGGTCGTGCAGTTCAGCTACGGGGACGACACCAGCCCGATCGTACGGGCGGTCGTCGCGGTCCTGGCGATCGGCGTGATCGTCGGCGCGGTGTACGCCTCCAAGCGCCGGGGCGTCTCCGTCGGCGACGGGACCGACGACGGAGCGGCCGAGCGGGTGGCCCGGCCGAACGATCCCGCGCCGGTCCGCTGA
- a CDS encoding ATP-binding protein → MATVELRFSAQPEHVRTARLVAAAVARRAGVEEAVLDEVRLAVGEACSRAVGLHRNNGLTAPVRVVLTEEEKVFSIEVGDDVPGPAGGPVDAVAGLDAVLDPDIEGEDEMGLAVISGLVDDVEVTSGASGGTIRMSWPVSGTSTLS, encoded by the coding sequence ATGGCCACCGTTGAACTGCGCTTCAGCGCGCAGCCCGAACACGTCCGGACGGCCCGCCTGGTCGCGGCTGCCGTGGCGCGCCGGGCCGGCGTGGAGGAAGCCGTCCTCGACGAGGTCCGCCTCGCCGTCGGCGAGGCCTGCTCGCGCGCCGTCGGGCTGCACCGCAACAACGGCCTGACCGCGCCCGTCCGGGTCGTCCTGACCGAGGAGGAGAAGGTGTTCTCCATCGAGGTCGGCGACGACGTCCCCGGTCCGGCCGGCGGGCCTGTGGACGCGGTGGCGGGGCTCGACGCCGTCCTGGACCCGGACATCGAGGGCGAGGACGAGATGGGCCTCGCAGTGATCAGCGGGCTCGTCGACGACGTCGAGGTGACCAGTGGCGCATCGGGCGGGACCATCCGGATGAGCTGGCCCGTTTCGGGGACGTCCACGCTGTCGTAG
- the bldG gene encoding anti-sigma factor antagonist BldG: MDLSLSTRTVGDRTVVEVGGEIDVYTAPKLREQLVELVNDGSYHLVVDMERVDFLDSTGLGVLVGGLKRVRAHEGSLRLVCNQERILKIFRITGLTKVFPIHTSVEDAVNATD; this comes from the coding sequence GTGGACCTGTCCCTGTCGACTCGCACTGTCGGCGACCGTACGGTCGTGGAGGTCGGTGGCGAGATTGATGTGTATACCGCGCCCAAGCTGCGCGAGCAGTTGGTGGAGTTGGTGAACGACGGCAGCTACCACCTGGTTGTCGACATGGAGCGAGTGGACTTCCTCGACTCCACCGGACTCGGTGTGCTGGTGGGAGGTCTCAAGCGCGTCCGTGCGCACGAGGGTTCGCTGCGCCTGGTGTGCAACCAGGAGCGCATCCTCAAGATCTTCCGGATCACCGGTCTGACCAAGGTGTTCCCGATTCACACCTCGGTGGAAGACGCCGTCAACGCCACCGACTGA